From the genome of Malus sylvestris chromosome 6, drMalSylv7.2, whole genome shotgun sequence, one region includes:
- the LOC126626570 gene encoding inositol polyphosphate multikinase beta-like, giving the protein MFKVPDYQVAGHQAGGGKLGPLVDDSGHFYKPLQSDERGSQELAFYTAFSTDTRIPDHIRKFFPVFHGTKLLEASDGSGLSPHLALEDIVSSRINPCILDAKIGARTWYPQAAEDYLQRCLKKDRETASLELGFRISGLQVHGNKETGVWKPDRTVIQRGSVDETKLTLRKFVSSNPSTDSDIKPDCCFASTVYGGHNGILAQLLVLKSWFEEQTIYHFYSCSVMMVYDKESLQQGKKQGAQIKLVDFAHVIDGKGVIDHNFLGGLCSLIRMISEIVTDPST; this is encoded by the coding sequence ATGTTTAAGGTCCCAGATTATCAAGTTGCTGGCCACCAAGCCGGTGGTGGAAAGCTTGGCCCTCTTGTGGATGATTCAGGGCACTTTTACAAGCCTCTTCAAAGTGACGAGCGTGGATCCCAAGAGTTAGCATTCTATACAGCATTCTCTACTGACACTAGGATTCCAGACCACATCCGCAAGTTCTTCCCTGTATTTCATGGCACTAAGCTTTTAGAGGCGTCTGATGGTTCTGGCCTGTCTCCTCACCTGGCCTTGGAAGATATTGTCTCAAGCCGAATCAATCCATGTATATTGGACGCTAAAATTGGTGCCAGAACATGGTACCCACAAGCTGCTGAAGATTATCTCCAAAGGTGTCTTAAGAAAGATAGAGAAACCGCGAGCCTGGAACTGGGGTTCAGGATATCTGGACTCCAAGTGCATGGAAACAAAGAAACTGGAGTTTGGAAGCCAGACAGGACGGTTATTCAGAGGGGTAGCGTTGATGAGACTAAGTTAACTCTTAGGAAATTTGTATCTTCTAACCCATCTACCGATTCAGATATCAAACCAGATTGTTGTTTTGCATCGACTGTCTATGGTGGTCATAATGGGATATTGGCACAGTTGCTGGTACTGAAGTCGTGGTTTGAGGAGCAGACCATTTACCATTTCTACTCTTGTTCAGTTATGATGGTTTACGACAAGGAATCGTTGCAGCAAGGGAAGAAACAAGGTGCTCAAATTAAACTTGTTGATTTTGCTCATGTGATCGATGGGAAAGGTGTAATCGACCATAACTTCTTGGGCGGGCTCTGCTCCTTGATAAGGATGATCTCAGAAATTGTCACCGATCCTAGTACTTGA
- the LOC126626568 gene encoding respiratory burst oxidase homolog protein C-like — MGTNEAGGVHYHSDTEIIGGNEKMANYSGPLSGPLSGPLNKKRSGTKKNAKINTPEPISATKPSISSNDEESYVEVTLDVRDDSVAVHSVKPADHPPHEDHEDHVELLGKGLEKSRSFVRNASFHIKRLASFSKQAVVAAVPHHHPRRRFDRTQSAAAPALKGLKFISKTDGNEWPEVEKRFCKLTASTNGLLSRALFGECIGMNKESKEFAGKLFDALARKLDIKGDSINEDQLKELWDQISEQGFDSRLQTFFDMVDKDADGRITIEEVKEIISFSASANKLSNIQKQADEYAALIMEELDPDNLGYIMIDSLETLLLEGPEETAAAARGKDSRNLSRMLSQKLKPTREHPLTRCYNNTKYFLQDNWKRVWVMILWLGITLGLFVYKFMQYRNKAAYEVMGHCVCMAKGAAETLKFNMALILLPVCRNTITLLRNKTKLGGVIPFDDNLNFHKVIAVGIGFGVGIHAIYHMACDFPRLIHANSDDYELMKPFFGEVQPSSYWYFVKSLEGVSGIVMVVLMAVAFTLAAPCFRRGKVNLPKPLNKLAGFNAFWYSHHLFVIVYVLLIIHGVHLYLTKKWYQKTTWMYLAVPLTLYAGERLVRALRSSIKPVQILKVALYPGNVLALHLSKPQGFRYHSGQYMFVNCAAVSPFEWHPFSITSAPGDDHLSVHIRIVGDWTRQLKTVFSKVCQPPPSGKSGLLTADHMQGAENLIFPRVLIDGPYGAPAQEYKTYEVVLLVGLGIGATPMISILKDIVNNIKAMEEEEEDNALENGGGGGGGGTKLPHKSSKTQAGSTSVGHHNFKTKRAYFYWVTREQGSFDWFKGAMNEVAELDHNRVIEFHNYCTSVYEEGDARSALIAMLQSLSHAKNGVDIVSGTRVKSHFAKPNWREVYKRIALDHTDARVGVFYCGPPALTEELRQLSLDFSHKTSTRFEFHKENF, encoded by the exons ATGGGAACAAATGAGGCTGGAGGAGTTCATTACCACTCAGATACTGAGATCATCGGTGGTAACGAAAAAATGGCGAATTATAGCGGTCCGCTGAGCGGACCTCTTAGCGGACCACTGAACAAAAAAAGATCAGGCACAAAGAAGAATGCCAAGATCAACACACCGGAGCCAATCTCTGCTACCAAGCCTAGCATTAgttcaaatgatgaagaatcTTATGTCGAGGTCACTCTGGACGTCCGAGATGATTCTGTGGCGGTTCACAGCGTAAAACCTGCCGATCATCCTCCTCATGAAGATCACGAAGATCATGTTGAGCTGCTGGGAAAAGGGTTGGAGAAGAGCCGGTCTTTTGTTCGAAATGCTTCATTTCATATCAAGCGCCTGGCCTCGTTTTCAAAACAAGCAGTAGTAGCAGCAGTGCCTCATCATCATCCGCGAAGGCGGTTTGATCGAACACAGTCAGCGGCTGCCCCTGCATTGAAGGGCCTCAAGTTCATCAGCAAGACTGATGGGAATGAGTGGCCTGAAGTTGAGAAGAGGTTCTGCAAGCTCACTGCTTCCACCAATGGCCTGCTTTCCCGTGCGCTTTTCGGGGAATGTATAG GAATGAACAAGGAATCGAAAGAGTTTGCAGGGAAGCTTTTCGATGCGCTTGCTCGAAAGCTCGACATCAAAGGCGATTCTATCAATGAGGATCAGCTGAAAGAGTTATGGGATCAAATCTCTGAGCAGGGATTTGACTCCAGGCTTCAAACTTTCTTTGACAT GGTTGATAAAGATGCAGATGGAAGAATCACCATAGAGGAAGTCAAGGAG ATTATTAGCTTCAGTGCTTCTGCCAACAAGCTCTCAAACATCCAAAAACAAGCAGATGAGTATGCAGCATTGATCATGGAAGAGTTAGATCCAGACAATCTCGGATACATCATG ATAGACAGCCTCGAAACGCTCTTGTTGGAAGGACCGGAAGAGACTGCAGCTGCGGCAAGAGGAAAAGACAGCCGAAACCTAAGCAGAATGCTGAGCCAGAAGCTCAAGCCTACAAGAGAGCATCCATTAACAAGGTGTTATAACAATACAAAGTACTTCTTGCAAGACAATTGGAAGAGAGTTTGGGTAATGATCCTGTGGCTCGGAATCACGTTAGGTCTATTCGTGTACAAATTCATGCAGTATCGAAACAAGGCAGCGTACGAAGTGATGGGACACTGCGTCTGCATGGCGAAAGGTGCAGCGGAGACACTCAAATTCAACATGGCGCTCATTCTCCTCCCGGTCTGCCGGAACACCATAACCTTGCTCCGAAACAAGACCAAACTAGGAGGCGTTATCCCCTTCGACGACAATCTCAATTTCCACAAGGTGATAGCTGTGGGGATTGGGTTTGGAGTTGGGATACATGCAATCTACCATATGGCCTGCGACTTCCCGAGGCTCATTCATGCGAACAGCGATGACTACGAGCTGATGAAGCCATTTTTCGGGGAGGTGCAGCCTTCGAGTTACTGGTATTTCGTGAAATCTTTGGAGGGAGTGAGTGGGATTGTCATGGTGGTTTTGATGGCGGTTGCATTCACATTGGCTGCTCCTTGTTTCAGAAGAGGTAAAGTTAACCTGCCTAAGCCTCTGAATAAGCTCGCTGGGTTCAATGCCTTTTGGTATTCCCACCACCTTTTCGTCATAGTCTATGTCCTGCTGATTATCCATGGAGTTCACCTGTATCTGACCAAGAAATGGTACCAGAAAACA ACATGGATGTACCTAGCTGTTCCACTCACACTCTATGCTGGTGAAAGATTAGTTAGGGCACTCAGATCCAGCATCAAGCCCGTTCAGATTCTAAAG GTGGCTCTCTACCCTGGTAATGTCTTGGCACTTCATTTGTCCAAGCCTCAAGGCTTCAGATACCATAGTGGGCAATACATGTTTGTTAATTGTGCTGCTGTGTCGCCATTTGAATG GCACCCGTTTTCCATCACCTCGGCCCCTGGAGATGACCACCTCAGTGTTCATATCCGGATCGTCGGAGATTGGACCCGACAACTTAAAACGGTGTTCTCAAAG GTATGCCAACCACCTCCTAGTGGGAAAAGTGGACTCCTTACAGCTGACCACATGCAAGGAGCTGAAAACTTGAT ATTTCCAAGAGTGTTGATCGATGGACCCTATGGAGCACCAGCTCAAGAATACAAGACCTATGAAGTGGTGTTGTTGGTAGGGCTAGGGATTGGGGCAACCCCAATGATTAGCATTTTGAAGGACATAGTGAACAATATCAAGGCcatggaggaagaggaggaggacaaTGCTTTAgaaaatggtggtggtggtggtggcggggGCACCAAGTTACCACACAAATCATCAAAAACACAAGCTGGATCGACCTCGGTGGGACACCATAACTTTAAGACCAAGCGGGCGTATTTTTATTGGGTGACACGGGAACAGGGCTCCTTTGATTGGTTCAAAGGAGCGATGAATGAGGTGGCGGAATTGGACCACAACAGGGTTATTGAATTTCACAATTATTGCACTAGTGTGTATGAAGAAGGTGATGCACGTTCTGCCCTCATTGCCATGCTTCAGTCTTTGAGTCATGCAAAGAATGGTGTCGACATTGTCTCCGGCACACGTGTCAAATCGCACTTTGCCAAGCCAAACTGGCGTGAGGTCTACAAGCGGATTGCACTCGATCACACCGATGCTAGAGTTG GGGTGTTCTACTGCGGGCCACCGGCGCTTACCGAAGAGCTACGCCAGCTGTCCCTCGACTTCTCTCACAAAACCTCCACCCGATTTGAGTTCCACAAAGAAAACTTCTGA
- the LOC126626569 gene encoding uncharacterized protein LOC126626569 isoform X1 — MVELCFVLDLRSLPLPFLRDLKQSLLQLANLYAISSPAPWGRSESLRDRIGLCYVFQNPISLSDEMKIVYTPSPSGNFNLRDFHHAVNNLPAHGFRPQIDDLGVKLSSVLNDQVLYHRGGKDIMRKVIVITSCLPRDVDFVMQKTITAAAEKCVSVDFVLFEQRSSHLSNTKENFNNFQTCISDLDNCSFQAYLPDIKVLHGLVNRWLQDLKDDVEEPLQARFNFKNNLVGSVNQISCNLYISVNPIIDGFYPCQTCRCHGISLEDAVRNRSEELSCPVTGCNLGRCDVIEDSVKVGVKTILLLPSFPSSMKLKRCSSPIDFNVIERTNMGSLSEGVIMGASYVVIPSTFHEIETSPDEIDQSELNTQRYKFAVFRGICSALHSMDQCLLCSSNCNVESMTEGTLHCYYILQPSGNGPMLLRRIAGSEEVLHIPNLNQLTTSSSVRKEIENSIKESLSKIDVRDYNPMLHERGFHQNLNLLVKESLQLGSIAPGFEEQTYEPNATEPKLPEVAAQSNSTIDLPIIRHEASHCDPTAIEDKASACITEEWEKLIVNDVSELHSPVCTSKPKLDQSALSPPDGNRQLDAKTSRILERLEVPRQFKRESVSPILTNNAGGTKNPIVEVKRPLIPSQPISAPNQPVTGSQLMKPNFQRLKRKHK; from the exons ATGGTGGAGTTGTGCTTTGTTCTGGACCTGCGAAGCTTACCGCTTCCATTTCTCAGAGACTTGAAGCAG TCGCTGTTGCAGCTTGCGAATTTGTACGCCATTTCATCGCCGGCGCCGTGGGGCAGATCGGAGTCGCTCAGAGATCGGATTGGCCTGTGCTACGTTTTTCAAAATCCGATTTCCTTGTCCGATGAG ATGAAGATCGTATATACACCGAGTCCGAGCGGAAACTTCAATCTCCGCGACTTCCACCATGCGGTTAACAACTTGCCTGCACATGGATTTCGGCCTCAGATCGATGATTTGG GTGTGAAACTTTCCAGTGTCCTAAATGATCAAGTTTTGTACCACCGGGGAGGTAAAGATATCATGAGAAAAGTGATTGTCATAACCTCCTGTTTGCCTCGAGATGTCGACTTCGTCATGCAAAAAACTATCACG GCGGCAGCCGAAAAGTGTGTTTCTGTCGATTTTGTGCTGTTTGAGCAAAGATCATCCCATCTGAGCAATACAAAAGAGAATTTCAACAATTTTCAAACATGTATCTCTGATCTTGATAATTGCTCATTTCAAGCATATCTCCCAG ATATCAAAGTATTGCATGGCCTGGTAAACCGATGGTTACAGGATTTAAAGGATGACGTTGAAGAACCATTGCAAGCTCGTTTTAACTTCAAGAACAACCTTGTGGGCTCTGTGAACCAGATATCCTGCAACTTGTATATATCTGTCAATCCAATTATCGATGGTTTCTATCCCTGTCAG ACATGCAGATGTCATGGCATTTCGCTGGAAGATGCTGTTAGAAATAGAAGCGAGGAACTTTCTTGTCCGGTCACAGGCTGTAATCTTGGAAGATGTGATGTGATTGAAGATTCTGTGAAAGTTGGAGTAAAAACAATCCTTTTACTGCCCTCATTCCCAAGCTCTATGAAGCTCAAGCGTTGTTCTTCGCCAATTGACTTCAATGTCATTGAGAGGACTAACATGGGGTCTCTAAGCGAAG GTGTTATAATGGGAGCTTCCTATGTTGTGATTCCATCAACTTTTCATGAGATAGAAACTAGTCCGGATGAAATTGATCAGTCAGAATTGAATACTCAAC GCTACAAATTTGCAGTTTTCCGTGGGATTTGCAGTGCACTACATTCAATGGACCAGTGTCTGTTATGCTCTTCAAATTGTAATGTAGAAAGTATGACGGAGGGCACATTGCACTGTTATTATATTCTTCAACCTTCGGGCAACGGGCCGATGCTTCTCAGA CGCATTGCCGGATCAGAGGAAGTTTTGCACATTCCCAATCTCAACCAATTAACAACTAGTTCTTCAGTACGTAAGGAGATTGAGAACTCAATTAAAGAATCTTTGTCAAAG ATTGATGTTAGAGATTATAATCCCATGCTGCACGAGAGGGGCTTCCATCAGAATTTAAACTTGCTTGTAAAGGAGAGCTTACAGTTGGG ATCAATAGCCCCTGGATTTGAAGAGCAAACCTATGAGCCAAACGCAACCGAACCAAAACTTCCAGAAGTGGCTGCACAGTCAAATTCAACAATAGATCTTCCAATCATCAGACACGAAGCCTCACACTGTGATCCGACAGCCATAGAAGACAAAGCATCTGCTTGCATTACAGAAGAGTGGGAGAAGCTGATCGTCAATGATGTCTCCGAGCTACATTCTCCAGTTTGCACTTCCAAACCGAAGCTAGATCAATCAGCCCTATCGCCACCAGATGGTAACCGGCAACTTGACGCGAAAACATCAAGAATTCTAGAGAGACTCGAGGTGCCGAGACAGTTCAAAAGAGAATCAGTGTCTCCGATCCTCACAAACAATGCCGGCGGCACAAAGAATCCGATTGTTGAGGTAAAGAGGCCTTTGATCCCATCCCAGCCTATTTCTGCTCCAAACCAACCCGTAACTGGTAGCCAACTAATGAAACCAAATTTCCAGAGGCTAAAAAGGAAGCATAAATAA
- the LOC126626567 gene encoding chaperone protein ClpD, chloroplastic, producing MQVSSSSSSSVLIPSLQWWTPSLNSSTSNCCCTQFLRYDRSRSRSSGGGRQVFSLYPIRLANPSPPFASSFLSPFKARTFPTGPTGRRKTKLRIVAAVFERFTERAVKSVIFSQREARALGRNMVFTQHLLLGLIAEEEQHRHLHPNSHGFLGSGISINQAREAVRAIWHHHSQSQTSSSAEVDPSGRAASASATDVPFSISTKRVLEAALEYSRARAHNFIAPEHIAIGLFTADDGSAGQVLKRLGVDVNQLLAEAASRLQVELVKDGREPSGGFQNSLSKKSTASGKKKDKSALDQFCVDLTARASEGLIDPVIGRDTEVQRIIQILCRRSKNNPILLGESGVGKTAIVEGLAISIAQADVPAFLLEKRVMSLDIALLMAGSKERGEMEARVTTLLSDIRKAGNIILFIDEVHTLIESGTVGQRNKGSSLDIANLIKPPLGRGQLQCIAATTADEYRLHLEKDKAFARRLQPVWINEPSQDDAVRILLGLREKYEAHHNCRYEPEAIIAAVYLAARYIPDRYLPDKAIDLIDEAGSRARMDAFKRKREQQICILSKSPDDYWQEIRTVQAMHEVVLATELKNSDASSVDDIREPSSSSSTSGDEPAVVGPEDIAAVASLWSGVPLQQLTADDRMLLVGLDEKLRKRVVGQEEAVAAISRAVKRSRVGLKDPDRPMATLLFCGPTGVGKTELTKALAASYFGSEEAMLRFDMSEYMERHSVSKLIGSPPGYVGYGAGGTLTEAIRRRPFTVVVFDEIEKAHPDIFNILLQIFEDGHLTDAQGRRVSFKNALVVMTSNVGSTIIARGRQSSIGFLLADDEVTSYAGLKATVMEELKTYFRPELLNRIDEVVVFHPLQKAQMLEIVNLMLQELKKRLMSLGMGLEVSESVKGLICEQGYDRFYGARPLRRAITSIIEDPLSEALLAGGYKPGDTVVIDVDATGNPFIRNGSDQSVQLSNSSIQHPSCS from the exons ATGCAAGTGTCATCGTCGTCGTCCTCCTCCGTGCTGATTCCTTCACTTCAATGGTGGACTCCGTCTCTAAATTCTTCTACTTCTAATTGTTGCTGCACTCAATTCCTCCGTTATGATCGCAGCCGAAGCAGAAGTAGCGGCGGCGGCAGGCAAGTCTTCTCTCTCTACCCAATTCGCCTCGCCAACCCATCACCCCCTTTTGCTTCTTCTTTCCTTTCCCCCTTCAAAGCTCGCACCTTTCCCACCGGCCCCACCGGCCGGCGAAAAACCAAGCTCCGGATCGTCGCCGCCGTCTTCGAGCGGTTTACGGAGCGAGCAGTCAAATCCGTCATCTTTTCCCAAAGAGAAGCCAGAGCTCTCGGCAGAAACATGGTGTTTACCCAGCACCTGCTTCTGGGTCTGATCGCCGAGGAGGAGCAGCACCGCCATCTTCATCCGAATTCCCACGGCTTTCTGGGCTCGGGCATCTCTATAAACCAGGCCCGGGAAGCTGTTCGCGCCATTTGGCACCACCATAGTCAAAGTCAGACTTCTTCTTCTGCAGAAGTTGATCCTTCTGGCCGAGCTGCTTCCGCTTCCGCCACTGATGTCCCCTTTTCAATTAGCACAAAGCGGGTGCTCGAGGCGGCGTTGGAGTATTCGAGGGCTAGAGCTCACAACTTCATTGCGCCGGAGCACATTGCCATTGGTTTATTCACCGCTGATGATGGAAGTGCTGGTCAGGTCCTCAAAAG ACTGGGGGTAGATGTAAATCAGTTGTTAGCCGAGGCAGCCTCGAGGCTTCAAGTAGAGCTTGTCAAAGATGGTAGAGAACCATCTGGGGGATTTCAAAATTCCCTTTCCAAAAAATCAACTGCTTCTGGGAAAAAGAAAG ATAAAAGTGCTTTGGACCAATTCTGCGTGGATCTTACTGCTCGTGCTAGTGAGGGACTCATTGATCCTGTTATCGGCCGAGACACTGAAGTTCAGAGAATTATTCAGATACTTTGTCGCAGAAGTAAAAATAACCCCATTCTTCTCGGTGAAAGTGGGGTTGGAAAGACGGCCATTGTTGAAGGACTGGCGATTAGTATTGCACAGGCGGATGTCCCTGCTTTTCTCCTG GAAAAACGTGTAATGTCCTTGGATATAGCACTATTAATGGCTGGTTCAAAAGAGAGGGGAGAAATGGAGGCGCGTGTTACCACATTGTTAAGTGACATAAGAAAAGCAG GAAACATTATTCTTTTTATTGATGAAGTACATACCCTCATTGAGTCTGGAACAGTTGGACAAAGAAATAAGGGGTCTAGTCTTGACATTGCCAATCTAATAAAACCGCCCCTTGGGAGGGGTCAATTACAG TGTATTGCAGCCACAACTGCAGATGAATACAGGTTGCACCTTGAAAAGGATAAAGCATTTGCACGAAGATTACAACCTGTTTGGATTAATGAACCAAGCCAG gaTGATGCAGTTAGGATTCTATTAGGTCTACGTGAGAAATATGAGGCCCATCACAACTGCAGATATGAACCAGAAGCCATTATTGCAGCTGTGTATCTAGCAGCAAGATATATACCTGATAGATATCTACCTGATAAAGCTATTGATCTCATTGATGAAGCGGGAAGTAGGGCTCGTATGGATGCCTTTAAGAGGAAAAGAGAACAGCAAATTTGTATACTTTCAAAGTCACCTGATGACTATTGGCAAGAAATTCGGACAGTTCAGGCGATGCATGAAGTG GTCCTAGCGACTGAACTAAAAAATAGCGATGCTTCTAGTGTGGATGATATCAGAGAACCCTCCTCTTCATCTTCCACATCTGGTGATGA ACCTGCAGTGGTGGGACCAGAGGATATAGCAGCAGTTGCCTCACTATGGTCAGGAGTCCCTCTTCAGCAGCTCACCGCTGATGACAGAATGCTTCTGGTCGGTCTTGATGAGAAGCTTAGGAAACGGGTTGTTGGTCAAGAAGAGGCTGTTGCTGCCATTTCTCGAGCTGTTAAGAGATCCCGGGTTGGACTGAAGGATCCTGACAGACCCATGGCAACACTGCTCTTTTGTGGTCCGACCGGGGTTGGCAAAACTGAATTAACAAAAGCTTTGGCCGCATCTTATTTTGGATCA GAGGAAGCCATGCTACGGTTTGACATGAGTGAATATATGGAGCGCCATTCTGTTAGCAAATTAATAGGGTCACCCCCAGGTTATGTTGGCTATGGAGCTGGGGGCACTCTAACCGAAGCTATTAGAAGACGACCTTTTACAGTGGTTGTGTTTGATGAAATAGAGAAAGCCCATCCAGATATCTTCAACATCCTTCTCCAAATTTTTGAAGATGGCCACCTGACTGATGCTCAG GGACGGAGAGTGTCATTTAAGAATGCGTTGGTAGTGATGACGTCTAATGTTGGGTCCACTATCATTGCTAGGGGCAGACAAAGCTCCATTGGTTTCTTGCTTGCAGATGATGAGGTAACTTCATATGCCGGACTAAAAGCAACTGTAATGGAAGAACTCAAGACATATTTTCGTCCAGAGTTGCTGAATCGGATAGACGAAGTAGTTGTATTCCATCCCCTTCAAAAGGCTCAG ATGCTCGAGATTGTAAACTTAATGCTACAAGAGCTGAAGAAGAGGCTAATGTCTCTGGGAATGGGATTGGAGGTGTCTGAATCTGTCAAGGGCCTCATATGTGAGCAAGGCTACGACCGGTTTTATGGCGCCCGCCCGCTTAGGAGGGCGATTACGTCAATAATTGAAGATCCGTTGAGCGAAGCGCTTCTTGCCGGAGGTTACAAGCCCGGTGACACTGTCGTTATCGACGTAGATGCTACCGGAAACCCGTTCATAAGAAATGGATCAGATCAGAGTGTCCAGTTGTCTAACAGCAGTATACAACATCCATCTTGTAGTTAA
- the LOC126626569 gene encoding uncharacterized protein LOC126626569 isoform X2 translates to MVELCFVLDLRSLPLPFLRDLKQSLLQLANLYAISSPAPWGRSESLRDRIGLCYVFQNPISLSDEMKIVYTPSPSGNFNLRDFHHAVNNLPAHGFRPQIDDLGVKLSSVLNDQVLYHRGGKDIMRKVIVITSCLPRDVDFVMQKTITAAAEKCVSVDFVLFEQRSSHLSNTKENFNNFQTCISDLDNCSFQAYLPDIKVLHGLVNRWLQDLKDDVEEPLQARFNFKNNLVGSVNQISCNLYISVNPIIDGFYPCQTCRCHGISLEDAVRNRSEELSCPVTGCNLGRCDVIEDSVKVGVKTILLLPSFPSSMKLKRCSSPIDFNVIERTNMGSLSEGVIMGASYVVIPSTFHEIETSPDEIDQSELNTQLFRGICSALHSMDQCLLCSSNCNVESMTEGTLHCYYILQPSGNGPMLLRRIAGSEEVLHIPNLNQLTTSSSVRKEIENSIKESLSKIDVRDYNPMLHERGFHQNLNLLVKESLQLGSIAPGFEEQTYEPNATEPKLPEVAAQSNSTIDLPIIRHEASHCDPTAIEDKASACITEEWEKLIVNDVSELHSPVCTSKPKLDQSALSPPDGNRQLDAKTSRILERLEVPRQFKRESVSPILTNNAGGTKNPIVEVKRPLIPSQPISAPNQPVTGSQLMKPNFQRLKRKHK, encoded by the exons ATGGTGGAGTTGTGCTTTGTTCTGGACCTGCGAAGCTTACCGCTTCCATTTCTCAGAGACTTGAAGCAG TCGCTGTTGCAGCTTGCGAATTTGTACGCCATTTCATCGCCGGCGCCGTGGGGCAGATCGGAGTCGCTCAGAGATCGGATTGGCCTGTGCTACGTTTTTCAAAATCCGATTTCCTTGTCCGATGAG ATGAAGATCGTATATACACCGAGTCCGAGCGGAAACTTCAATCTCCGCGACTTCCACCATGCGGTTAACAACTTGCCTGCACATGGATTTCGGCCTCAGATCGATGATTTGG GTGTGAAACTTTCCAGTGTCCTAAATGATCAAGTTTTGTACCACCGGGGAGGTAAAGATATCATGAGAAAAGTGATTGTCATAACCTCCTGTTTGCCTCGAGATGTCGACTTCGTCATGCAAAAAACTATCACG GCGGCAGCCGAAAAGTGTGTTTCTGTCGATTTTGTGCTGTTTGAGCAAAGATCATCCCATCTGAGCAATACAAAAGAGAATTTCAACAATTTTCAAACATGTATCTCTGATCTTGATAATTGCTCATTTCAAGCATATCTCCCAG ATATCAAAGTATTGCATGGCCTGGTAAACCGATGGTTACAGGATTTAAAGGATGACGTTGAAGAACCATTGCAAGCTCGTTTTAACTTCAAGAACAACCTTGTGGGCTCTGTGAACCAGATATCCTGCAACTTGTATATATCTGTCAATCCAATTATCGATGGTTTCTATCCCTGTCAG ACATGCAGATGTCATGGCATTTCGCTGGAAGATGCTGTTAGAAATAGAAGCGAGGAACTTTCTTGTCCGGTCACAGGCTGTAATCTTGGAAGATGTGATGTGATTGAAGATTCTGTGAAAGTTGGAGTAAAAACAATCCTTTTACTGCCCTCATTCCCAAGCTCTATGAAGCTCAAGCGTTGTTCTTCGCCAATTGACTTCAATGTCATTGAGAGGACTAACATGGGGTCTCTAAGCGAAG GTGTTATAATGGGAGCTTCCTATGTTGTGATTCCATCAACTTTTCATGAGATAGAAACTAGTCCGGATGAAATTGATCAGTCAGAATTGAATACTCAAC TTTTCCGTGGGATTTGCAGTGCACTACATTCAATGGACCAGTGTCTGTTATGCTCTTCAAATTGTAATGTAGAAAGTATGACGGAGGGCACATTGCACTGTTATTATATTCTTCAACCTTCGGGCAACGGGCCGATGCTTCTCAGA CGCATTGCCGGATCAGAGGAAGTTTTGCACATTCCCAATCTCAACCAATTAACAACTAGTTCTTCAGTACGTAAGGAGATTGAGAACTCAATTAAAGAATCTTTGTCAAAG ATTGATGTTAGAGATTATAATCCCATGCTGCACGAGAGGGGCTTCCATCAGAATTTAAACTTGCTTGTAAAGGAGAGCTTACAGTTGGG ATCAATAGCCCCTGGATTTGAAGAGCAAACCTATGAGCCAAACGCAACCGAACCAAAACTTCCAGAAGTGGCTGCACAGTCAAATTCAACAATAGATCTTCCAATCATCAGACACGAAGCCTCACACTGTGATCCGACAGCCATAGAAGACAAAGCATCTGCTTGCATTACAGAAGAGTGGGAGAAGCTGATCGTCAATGATGTCTCCGAGCTACATTCTCCAGTTTGCACTTCCAAACCGAAGCTAGATCAATCAGCCCTATCGCCACCAGATGGTAACCGGCAACTTGACGCGAAAACATCAAGAATTCTAGAGAGACTCGAGGTGCCGAGACAGTTCAAAAGAGAATCAGTGTCTCCGATCCTCACAAACAATGCCGGCGGCACAAAGAATCCGATTGTTGAGGTAAAGAGGCCTTTGATCCCATCCCAGCCTATTTCTGCTCCAAACCAACCCGTAACTGGTAGCCAACTAATGAAACCAAATTTCCAGAGGCTAAAAAGGAAGCATAAATAA